The region agtttggttcggacagctcgtagagcatcagaaagccatggactggggggggaggcccgagctagtttggtggtgaggggacacagagagtcaaaggaagatgagagggaggacatgagagttgtagccgcatcatcgggagacagtcgagagaaagactccgcagatggtagggaggagaggattgtagatgagagggtggaggaagacaggtggcgtacgttccgtcgacaggtgacagtggatggtgggagagatggatgggtgttagaggagagtggaagagagaaagagatgaaggagtggtcagatatatggagtggtgttacagagaggttggttgttgtgcagctccttgtgaagatgaggtcaagaaggttgcctgctttgtgggtgggaggggaaagagtgagggtaaggtcaaaagaagagaggagggagagaaaggtagactgggtggactctgagttgaggttgaagtcacccaggaggatcaggggggtgtcattgactggtgaggagctgaggaggatgtccatctcatccaaaaagtttcccagaggacccggggggcgataaacaacaataacaaacagtttgcacggcagagtaacagaaacctcatgaaattcaaaagaggagaaggagagggatgaggagaagacactagatctccatgaggatgagattaggagacctgtgccacctcctctgccagaggatctgggtgtgtgggaaaaagagaaggcagaggaaagggcagccggggtggccgtgttctctggtgagagccacgtttcagttaaagcaagaaagtcaaggttgaggtgggaggcataggcagatatgaagtctgctttctggacggcggactggcagttccagaggccaccagccacacagagatcaggggatctgggagggaagatgaggttagagatattctgcccatgttggcgggaggcgaacctcctacctgactgggacctggggagaggagagaggacagggatgggaaggaaacacatggagggaactagggaggacaaggggaatactacacagtggaatcaaacatcaggctctcggacagcctcgatggacacctgtagatagacaccctcgactttgtacacctgcgacttcgtacgccgaggcaagtagccgaggctgccgcacacagctgccgctggtgcgctacacaacagcttaaataacactgacgccgaatacagaaaatgcaaccaacccactgcagaacaataatgcacactgaagtgagttcaggtgtgccagtactaatagcctgagcagggtgcaaagtattggctcctcctacaacaaaagctgtggcctgccagccagtaaaacaatagcctaacttaatagcctagcttacctgagagaaacaaacacctaacccagtttcactgaatctaaataaacactccTATAAATAAATACCCCCATTGATTTGCACTGGCCTAGCTAGCCGGGCCCACACTGTGCTAGCCCCAGATGCATGGGGAAGGGCATTGTCTAATACAGAAGTGTGGCGATGGCTCAGTGTTCTAAGGGAGCTGTCAAGCCTCAACTTCATCACAGAGGCGGTGGGCTGGAATTAGCGGGAGGAGGGCAACAATCCCTCAAGGGAGAAATGCTGCAGGCGCTCCTAGACATCAGCGACAACAAGCCCCCAACGTTCGACCTTCTCAGTGCAGCGCCGGCCAGGCAATTCTAAAGAAAGGTAGCCTTGGTCTAGCCTAGCCTTTTACTCAGCAGACGTGCAGCAGACATGCAGCAGCTAATGCAGTGAGCTTACCGCCAGCTCACAAACTCAGTTAGAGACAGCTAAATGACCAGCACAGTGACAGAATGTTCCAGGCTCTTTGTGGGATGGTCGGCTTGAAAAACGGCTGCAGGCAGGACATGATGTCAGCTCCGGCCAGGGTGGTAGCGGTACCAATGCAGGACTTCCAGTGCTGGCAgtgtggaaataaatgtaatccaacaggctctctctgtttctgtgtagACTACAGGTGGTCAAATGCAGTGAAAAATACTTTTACACTACTTGGTTCTGTTCGCTTGATCTGCGTAGTGACTATTGGCAGGTTCCCCCTCATAGCCGCTGCATGTGCCAAGACAGCTGTTGCAAAATACAAGAGTGagaggcagttctgtgggtgtaaacaccttgttaatgagacaggtcagaggacaatggccagattggttcaacctgacagcaaggtgacagtaattcaTCCATGcgtcacaacagtggtatgcagaagtgttGTAACACTGGCTgcaacacacacttgcatgtttctttgtttgtctACTACTTTTTAGTAAAAATGTGTACTCTAAAACCATGTGGAATAGATTCAAGTAACTTACGTTTTTTTGCTTATTTGTGGATGGGGCATGTTTCTTAGATATCAAAGTTCTCTAAGAACAGTACACATCCCATCTTTTCTCTAAAACACAGAACTGAAATAAAGATGGTAAGTGTGTGGGAAATGGTGATTATATAACAGTCCAACCCTCTGGAAGGGgatcatttgaaaataaatatgtcctTCTAAGTGTGGTGACTCAAACTTCCCGTTTTAGCTCTGCTTTGGCATACTTAAAGGGGACAGAGCTACACTACAGTCTACTACACCAACAAAAACTAGGTGAGTGCTCACACACAATTATTATAGATAGAAAAGTTATGTCAGGCAAGCCACTCAGTTACTTCTGTGCTGCTGAACTCAGAAATGTTTCCCAAGGCGTTTTTGGGTGGGGTATTACATCACGGTGACTCACTGCATAAATGCTTTAAAAGGCCTTTCCACAAATTTTCAGCACTCACTTGGGAACTGAAATCCAAATTGTTTCGTCGCTCTGCTGACTACATTACGCCCacaggtgagtgtgagagacatTTTCGTCTGCTGGGATAGGGGGAATGGGAGGTTGTGTTGCTTTTTTAAAGGACATTAAGAATCTTATTAAAACTGGAGAGTTTGTTTATTGCTGAGCATGCTGTTGTGTAGATATTTATGTGTTGATACCAAGCTTTGCTATTTCCTTTGCAATTCTACCATGTCTTACGGTGAAATCCTTGAATCAACAGCTGTGTGTTAAAAGTGGATGGAATTATGCAAAACATATCTATATAAGTTGTGATCTGTATATTACTAATAGATAGATTTTGTGTAAACTTTATATTGTGTAGCGTGATTCTCTTGTGTAAACAGGAATAACTTTAGTTGAGACACGTGGAGTTATTCTCAGAAGTTTTGTTGCAGCCAGCATtacaccctctcctctcttgcCAGCTGCCTCAATCAATGCAAGCATGCACATCCCATTTAAGGCAACATCAATCACAGAGCAACAGCTCTGAACAGAAATTCACAATGAATATATTTTCTACCTCTTACACTAtatcactctcagaaataaaggtacaatagaagTATATATTTGTTCTTTGAGGAACAAATTTGCCAAATGCACCCTGCAAGGTACAATacggtacaaattaattattaatcaaattgcaaggggtacaattttatgtatctATAGGAtaccaccccagcaacaagctTTTCTACATTTTTGGCACTTTTCGTACATTTTTTCGTGAGAGTATAGATCCAAATATGTACCACTCCGTGAGTGCATGTTTCCATCTCTGCACACGCCTCCTTTAGACTGATGCAAACATGCTAGATCACGTACAACtatgtgtgtgcttctctgtacatgtctgtgttttATTGGCAGTCCATCTGTAGATACTTATACCGTCAACTGTGTAttctccacccctcccctggCTTACAGACATGTCCAAACTGGAGGGGGTAGTGACTTCCATAATTGATCTCTTTGCGGACTACTCCTCAAGGGACAATAAAAAGGGGCAGCTCACGCCTGGGGAGCTGAAGACGCTCCtggagaaggagctgagccTCCCTGAGCTCAAGGTGAGAGACGCACCTCCGCTGGGAGGGAGGGCGAGGTGGTGGGATTTTATGGCACGATCTGTGTCCTAACATGCTGAACGATGAATGACACGCTGTACGGATAGGGATTAGTGAAGGTGCATAGAGGAAGCTTTGGAGTCTGTGCTAAAAGCACAGGTCAGCTCCGGAACAGTGGTTAAAGGATTAGGTTGAGTGCCTAAGGGTGAAGCagtgggtgtgtctgtacttttagaatttcacatttaaatatattcatgTTGTCGAAAATGCAAATTTACAGCAAGGAGACTCTTCTGACTTTTCTCTCCCTGTATTGATTCTCACCCTCTCTACTAAAGGGTAAGTTTAAAGGAGAAGATGTAGCAGAGTTAATGAAAGAACTGGACAAGAATCATGATAATCAGATAAATTTCCGGGAGTTCTGCGGGTTTGTGGTAAAGCTGACCCGGGCGTTCAACAAAGCCCAGAAGGAAGCCCAGAAGGAAGCCAAGAAGGAAGACAAGAAGGAAGACAAGAAGGAAGACAAGAAGGAAGAGAAGTAAGCACAAGAGGAAAGAGTGAGCAAGAGGCCAGTCTGGTGCATTAAAGAAAGGCAGCTAAGATGGACATGTATCCAGATGTGTGGTCACACAGTGAAAtagcataaaatgtaaaaacaaatcttATTGgctcaaataaaatatgattaattaatcattaGGCGTGGAGCCttttcagtgtgttgtgtttccCAGTGTCCTCGCCTCAGCTTCCGTTCATTTCCTAAGAGCTTTGCCCAATGGCCCACAACAATGAAGATTGTTGTTACTGCAAACAATAGCACATACAGAAGTACAGCACATTTAGGGAGGTAACTACTTTTCTGCAAACAATATTGATAGGCAAATTGTCTTTttagattaaaaaatgtttttctttcagttgACAAATCCAAATTTCAGTCTCTGTCGCTCACGCTGTCATGTTACCCTGGATCAACATCGCCCTCTGGTGGGATACAGTTGCACGTTCTTTAACGTGCTTCCTGGATTTTCATCCAATCTCTAAAAACCTTGGTACGGGCCTCGATACAGGGAATTTAACAACCGTACAATTCACTTGCCCCTCAGTAGTCAAAGCCTTACATTTCCTGGTATTCTAGGATCTACAGGATCTGGATCTACAGTTGATCCCAGTTGATCCCAGATGTGGGAAACTTCCCTTCATAGATAAAATGCAAGATTTACTCAACATATTATAATGGTTGGATGGATCATTTCACATATGATGACATACATAAAGAGTAGTTGCACAGATGTGTTTGAGAGAAAAActattcaacagaaaacaacataatcTATTCTGATCAGCAAGACTTTTGCGATTGATAATTGGGCTAATTGTAGACAATTGTACTTAGTCATTTTCATTAATAGTGGAAACAGTggaagagagtggaatcattgaacaaaatcagaattaaaaaaatacaattacaagttaatttcactgatttttttttcagttgcaaacaagcattttttaatactttttagtttactttttcagaacttttcacacagttagcacaagagcattgtatgtggaccaaactgtgaATGATC is a window of Conger conger chromosome 1, fConCon1.1, whole genome shotgun sequence DNA encoding:
- the LOC133107487 gene encoding protein S100-P-like, translated to MFPKAFLGGVLHHGDSLHKCFKRPFHKFSALTWELKSKLFRRSADYITPTDMSKLEGVVTSIIDLFADYSSRDNKKGQLTPGELKTLLEKELSLPELKGKFKGEDVAELMKELDKNHDNQINFREFCGFVVKLTRAFNKAQKEAQKEAKKEDKKEDKKEDKKEEK